The following are encoded in a window of Palaemon carinicauda isolate YSFRI2023 chromosome 31, ASM3689809v2, whole genome shotgun sequence genomic DNA:
- the LOC137624540 gene encoding aspartate dehydrogenase domain-containing protein-like isoform X3 — MVEGKYLTNAVLDRPDLELAFVWNRTSSLIEEVIESRYICHDLEECGQFNPDLIVEVAHPAISEKYGQHFLQVADYLVGSPTALASQHVEDALRKAATSHGLYIPAGAFWGGEDISKMADRGTLKALKVTMKKHPSCFKLEGTLKAKNENIQGSEAVVLYDGPVRDLCPLAPNNVNTMAAAAMAAHNLGFNGVKGCLISDPKLTDWHVVEVDVTGPEVAGKDFNVKTVRNNPAAPGAVTGTATYASFLSSMVRAGGKGPGVHLC, encoded by the exons GGAAATACCTAACAAATGCTGTTCTGGATCGACCAGACCTAGAGTTGGCTTTTGTATGGAATAGAACATCATCGCTCATTGAAGAAGTTATCGAAAGCAG ATATATCTGTCATGACTTGGAAGAATGTGGACAGTTCAATCCAGACCTAATTGTTGAAGTTGCTCATCCTGCAATCTCAGAGAAG TACGGTCAACACTTTCTACAAGTAGCAGACTATCTCGTTGGCTCCCCAACTGCTTTAGCTTCGCAGCATGTTGAGGATGCTCTACGGAAAGCTGCCACATCCCATGGATTATACATTCCAGCAGGAGCATTTTGGGGTGGAGAAGACATTTCAAAGATGGCTGACCGTGGAACCCTCAAG GCATTAAAAGTCACCATGAAAAAGCACCCAAGTTGCTTTAAACTGGAAGGGACACTAAAGGCTAAGAATGAAAACATTCAAGGCTCAGAAGCTGTTGTGCTCTATGATGGACCAGTTCGTGATCTCTGCCCTCTGGCACCAAACAACGTTAACACTATGGCAGCTGCTGCCATGGCGGCACATAATTTAGGCTTTAATGGGGTAAAAGGATGCCTCATTTCAGATCCAAA ATTAACAGACTGGCATGTAGTTGAGGTAGATGTAACAGGGCCGGAAGTGGCTGGAAAGGACTTCAACGTAAAAACCGTACGAAACAATCCGGCAGCACCAGGAGCAGTCACAGGAACAGCAACTTATGCTTCGTTCCTGTCTTCCATGGTTCGTGCTGGGGGCAAGGGGCCAGGAGTTCATCTCTGCTAA
- the LOC137624540 gene encoding aspartate dehydrogenase domain-containing protein-like isoform X1 → MSPFEYYRGLYMTQEIRKYLTNAVLDRPDLELAFVWNRTSSLIEEVIESRYICHDLEECGQFNPDLIVEVAHPAISEKYGQHFLQVADYLVGSPTALASQHVEDALRKAATSHGLYIPAGAFWGGEDISKMADRGTLKALKVTMKKHPSCFKLEGTLKAKNENIQGSEAVVLYDGPVRDLCPLAPNNVNTMAAAAMAAHNLGFNGVKGCLISDPKLTDWHVVEVDVTGPEVAGKDFNVKTVRNNPAAPGAVTGTATYASFLSSMVRAGGKGPGVHLC, encoded by the exons GGAAATACCTAACAAATGCTGTTCTGGATCGACCAGACCTAGAGTTGGCTTTTGTATGGAATAGAACATCATCGCTCATTGAAGAAGTTATCGAAAGCAG ATATATCTGTCATGACTTGGAAGAATGTGGACAGTTCAATCCAGACCTAATTGTTGAAGTTGCTCATCCTGCAATCTCAGAGAAG TACGGTCAACACTTTCTACAAGTAGCAGACTATCTCGTTGGCTCCCCAACTGCTTTAGCTTCGCAGCATGTTGAGGATGCTCTACGGAAAGCTGCCACATCCCATGGATTATACATTCCAGCAGGAGCATTTTGGGGTGGAGAAGACATTTCAAAGATGGCTGACCGTGGAACCCTCAAG GCATTAAAAGTCACCATGAAAAAGCACCCAAGTTGCTTTAAACTGGAAGGGACACTAAAGGCTAAGAATGAAAACATTCAAGGCTCAGAAGCTGTTGTGCTCTATGATGGACCAGTTCGTGATCTCTGCCCTCTGGCACCAAACAACGTTAACACTATGGCAGCTGCTGCCATGGCGGCACATAATTTAGGCTTTAATGGGGTAAAAGGATGCCTCATTTCAGATCCAAA ATTAACAGACTGGCATGTAGTTGAGGTAGATGTAACAGGGCCGGAAGTGGCTGGAAAGGACTTCAACGTAAAAACCGTACGAAACAATCCGGCAGCACCAGGAGCAGTCACAGGAACAGCAACTTATGCTTCGTTCCTGTCTTCCATGGTTCGTGCTGGGGGCAAGGGGCCAGGAGTTCATCTCTGCTAA
- the LOC137624540 gene encoding aspartate dehydrogenase domain-containing protein-like isoform X2: MVTKRIGIVGFGHLGKYLTNAVLDRPDLELAFVWNRTSSLIEEVIESRYICHDLEECGQFNPDLIVEVAHPAISEKYGQHFLQVADYLVGSPTALASQHVEDALRKAATSHGLYIPAGAFWGGEDISKMADRGTLKALKVTMKKHPSCFKLEGTLKAKNENIQGSEAVVLYDGPVRDLCPLAPNNVNTMAAAAMAAHNLGFNGVKGCLISDPKLTDWHVVEVDVTGPEVAGKDFNVKTVRNNPAAPGAVTGTATYASFLSSMVRAGGKGPGVHLC, encoded by the exons GGAAATACCTAACAAATGCTGTTCTGGATCGACCAGACCTAGAGTTGGCTTTTGTATGGAATAGAACATCATCGCTCATTGAAGAAGTTATCGAAAGCAG ATATATCTGTCATGACTTGGAAGAATGTGGACAGTTCAATCCAGACCTAATTGTTGAAGTTGCTCATCCTGCAATCTCAGAGAAG TACGGTCAACACTTTCTACAAGTAGCAGACTATCTCGTTGGCTCCCCAACTGCTTTAGCTTCGCAGCATGTTGAGGATGCTCTACGGAAAGCTGCCACATCCCATGGATTATACATTCCAGCAGGAGCATTTTGGGGTGGAGAAGACATTTCAAAGATGGCTGACCGTGGAACCCTCAAG GCATTAAAAGTCACCATGAAAAAGCACCCAAGTTGCTTTAAACTGGAAGGGACACTAAAGGCTAAGAATGAAAACATTCAAGGCTCAGAAGCTGTTGTGCTCTATGATGGACCAGTTCGTGATCTCTGCCCTCTGGCACCAAACAACGTTAACACTATGGCAGCTGCTGCCATGGCGGCACATAATTTAGGCTTTAATGGGGTAAAAGGATGCCTCATTTCAGATCCAAA ATTAACAGACTGGCATGTAGTTGAGGTAGATGTAACAGGGCCGGAAGTGGCTGGAAAGGACTTCAACGTAAAAACCGTACGAAACAATCCGGCAGCACCAGGAGCAGTCACAGGAACAGCAACTTATGCTTCGTTCCTGTCTTCCATGGTTCGTGCTGGGGGCAAGGGGCCAGGAGTTCATCTCTGCTAA